One window of Candidatus Methylocalor cossyra genomic DNA carries:
- a CDS encoding FKBP-type peptidyl-prolyl cis-trans isomerase: MPLTRLRLLFGFLALAAALGVRAEFSRPIGIWDMSGRATVSGTFPDRKTKTARKVPVFAFVQFKDDGSFTTIPWQRYPGRWQFRRKTYRIDFDLAQANAGQSRPPFLGTLLTAYHGLAQKKYQTAPPVDRIEVLAFRDRGRLINRGLALAGSSRIDALLHFADPLSHQPVAAKVRMALAYRASRASAPSTCCSSDDPAQNQADSDAFLKDNAKLPGVRTTASGLQYRILYPGAHPTTAPKPSASSTVTIDYRGILPSGQYFDGNSGATFAVSQVIAGFAEGLKLMPEGAYYRFYIPPPLAYGARAHGPVIKPNAALIFDVVLTKVQ, encoded by the coding sequence ATGCCGCTCACCCGTCTCCGCCTGCTGTTCGGATTCCTGGCTTTAGCCGCGGCGCTCGGCGTCCGCGCCGAGTTTTCCCGGCCCATAGGCATCTGGGATATGTCGGGCCGGGCCACGGTCAGCGGAACCTTTCCCGACAGAAAAACCAAAACCGCCCGGAAAGTGCCCGTGTTCGCTTTCGTTCAATTCAAGGATGACGGAAGTTTTACCACCATTCCCTGGCAAAGATATCCGGGCCGATGGCAATTCCGCAGAAAAACCTATCGGATTGACTTCGATTTGGCACAGGCGAATGCCGGGCAATCCCGACCACCGTTCCTGGGCACGCTGCTCACCGCCTACCACGGGTTGGCCCAGAAAAAATACCAGACCGCGCCGCCCGTCGACCGCATCGAGGTGCTGGCCTTCCGGGACCGGGGTCGGCTGATCAACCGGGGCTTGGCGCTCGCGGGCAGCAGTAGAATCGACGCCCTCCTGCATTTTGCCGATCCCCTCAGTCATCAGCCGGTAGCCGCCAAGGTCAGGATGGCCCTGGCCTACCGAGCGAGCCGGGCGAGCGCGCCCTCCACCTGCTGCAGCAGCGACGATCCGGCGCAGAATCAGGCGGATAGCGATGCCTTCCTGAAGGACAATGCCAAGCTGCCGGGGGTGCGCACCACCGCCAGCGGCCTCCAGTACCGAATTCTCTACCCGGGTGCCCACCCCACCACGGCGCCCAAGCCTTCGGCGTCGAGCACGGTCACCATCGACTACCGGGGGATCCTGCCGTCCGGCCAATATTTCGACGGTAACAGCGGGGCGACGTTTGCCGTAAGCCAGGTGATCGCCGGGTTTGCCGAGGGGTTAAAGCTGATGCCGGAGGGCGCCTACTACCGGTTCTATATTCCACCGCCGCTGGCCTACGGCGCCCGCGCCCACGGCCCCGTGATCAAGCCCAATGCGGCGCTGATCTTCGACGTGGTATTGACCAAAGTCCAATAA
- a CDS encoding DUF4124 domain-containing protein, whose amino-acid sequence MQRLAIWFLVGLAAAASSAPAATLYRWTDASGTVRYGHRPPPGVAAQPADEERRNLYQTGSPPACRDLYEQHLKLIDAELARAQSERTGLGAEYSLSPAAKQELILDLLAHRAALLTGRRASDFRAPTFEEIQRTQSQLRDENAKMRQELKSQEVTIEAQRNRLSRARREAALARMPYPILPGYYYYPWGWSYFPPPVKR is encoded by the coding sequence ATGCAACGCCTTGCCATCTGGTTTCTCGTTGGGTTGGCCGCGGCAGCATCCTCGGCGCCGGCCGCCACCCTGTACCGCTGGACCGACGCCTCGGGCACCGTCCGCTATGGCCATCGACCGCCTCCCGGGGTGGCGGCCCAACCCGCCGACGAGGAGCGTCGGAACTTGTACCAGACCGGGTCCCCGCCCGCCTGTCGCGACCTCTACGAGCAGCACCTCAAGCTGATCGACGCCGAGCTCGCCCGGGCCCAATCGGAGCGCACTGGCCTGGGGGCTGAGTATTCCCTGTCTCCCGCCGCTAAGCAGGAGCTCATTCTGGATCTCCTCGCCCACCGGGCGGCCCTACTGACCGGGCGCCGGGCCAGCGACTTCCGCGCGCCCACCTTTGAGGAAATCCAGCGCACCCAGTCCCAGCTCCGGGACGAGAACGCGAAGATGCGCCAGGAACTTAAGTCCCAGGAAGTCACCATCGAGGCCCAACGCAACCGTCTGAGTCGGGCGCGGCGGGAAGCGGCCCTCGCGCGCATGCCGTATCCGATACTGCCAGGGTATTACTACTACCCGTGGGGCTGGAGCTATTTCCCACCGCCGGTGAAGCGCTGA
- a CDS encoding glycosyltransferase family 4 protein, translating to MHNLLILESSLPYPVAHGGFLRVFNLMRELSRTHECHLVVLAEIEPVPEPLKRVFRTCRFFPAPPIAKSWRRFFASTSDRFWAPSAPEFFRHTVQSLQRLIDALHIDTVVATSIYVAEFLRPLRNVGKVVDACDCLTLAHERANQYGVPARGMDPRGIADRLDFSRVRRIEAGLTRHADLVTTVSPADQARLRALNGYREEAIQVLPNGVSLEFLRAGGDAPLQERAIVFWGVLDFPPNETAVQYFYQRVFVPYLRSKNVHWYIVGRNPSPSILEIGKLEANVTVMGYVEDLVGLVRRVPIVINPMVIGSGVKNNVLEAFAMGRLVITTSLGVEALDVEDGVDCIVIDDPEEFAKGIVYFLDKPLERHRIAGYAQGLISDNYTWDKVAARFEKLVNAHAPAESSKFEETRFR from the coding sequence ATGCATAACCTATTGATTCTAGAATCCAGTCTGCCCTATCCGGTGGCCCATGGCGGTTTCCTCCGGGTGTTCAACCTGATGCGGGAGCTCAGCCGCACCCATGAATGCCACCTGGTGGTACTGGCCGAGATCGAACCGGTGCCGGAACCCCTGAAGCGGGTGTTTCGAACCTGCCGCTTCTTTCCGGCCCCTCCCATCGCCAAATCCTGGCGACGCTTTTTCGCCTCCACCTCGGATCGCTTTTGGGCGCCGTCGGCGCCGGAGTTTTTCCGCCACACGGTACAGAGCCTGCAGCGCTTGATCGATGCCTTGCACATCGACACGGTAGTGGCCACTTCGATCTATGTGGCGGAGTTTCTGCGCCCGCTGCGCAACGTGGGCAAGGTGGTCGACGCCTGCGACTGTCTCACGCTCGCCCACGAGCGGGCCAACCAGTACGGGGTGCCGGCGCGCGGCATGGACCCGCGGGGAATTGCTGACCGGCTGGATTTTTCCCGGGTTCGCCGGATCGAGGCGGGCCTCACCCGCCATGCCGACCTGGTCACCACCGTCTCCCCCGCGGATCAGGCACGGCTACGGGCCCTCAACGGTTACCGCGAGGAAGCCATTCAGGTGCTGCCCAACGGGGTGTCGCTGGAGTTTCTCCGAGCCGGCGGTGACGCCCCGCTGCAAGAGCGGGCCATCGTGTTCTGGGGGGTGTTGGACTTTCCTCCCAATGAAACGGCGGTTCAATATTTCTACCAGCGCGTGTTCGTCCCCTACCTCCGTTCGAAGAACGTGCATTGGTATATCGTCGGCCGCAACCCTTCGCCCAGCATCCTGGAGATCGGCAAGCTGGAGGCCAATGTGACGGTGATGGGGTATGTGGAGGACTTGGTCGGATTGGTGCGGCGGGTTCCCATCGTGATCAACCCCATGGTCATCGGTAGCGGCGTGAAGAATAACGTGCTGGAAGCCTTTGCCATGGGTCGGCTGGTGATCACCACCTCCCTCGGGGTGGAAGCTTTAGACGTGGAAGATGGGGTCGACTGCATCGTGATCGACGACCCCGAAGAGTTCGCCAAGGGCATCGTGTACTTCCTCGACAAACCGCTGGAGAGGCATCGCATCGCCGGTTACGCCCAGGGTTTGATAAGCGATAACTACACCTGGGACAAGGTCGCGGCTAGGTTTGAAAAGCTGGTCAATGCCCATGCTCCCGCGGAGTCCTCGAAGTTCGAGGAAACCCGGTTTCGATGA
- a CDS encoding lytic transglycosylase domain-containing protein, which translates to MTLGRKAAILAARSTATKPINRRASKPRRPPLPKSARLGSRRRGWVLVGAEAGALTGTALIAIIAMLGCAAEWFAGTGFTESLLPFAGSVLLLTLTGSLALRLWWWLRARLQPRVAPLPALLALGLLGGAGWFASSDMFRRELANLRSLVGGTEEAERAAIAHQVFAAYRRSDLTQMQRLLERAQAYLPVIRQAAEANGVDEEVLVGIGAAESSFSPRDSKDGGRGLFQITAPPKGAIEAVKQQLGTDRPDPFNHRHNAFLGAATLRHYLRDMEGDLFLGLLAYNIGPRNGGLRSIMNQYGARDFVTIQPYLKNLPRDYPIRVLTAALAYRLWRIDGKLPRYEEGSNARHIQAVGIPGLGETLRASRKGGAEPPA; encoded by the coding sequence GTGACACTCGGACGGAAGGCGGCGATCTTGGCGGCACGTAGCACGGCGACGAAACCGATCAACCGAAGGGCGAGCAAGCCGCGCCGGCCGCCGCTCCCGAAATCCGCCCGCCTCGGGTCCCGCCGGCGCGGGTGGGTGTTGGTTGGCGCCGAAGCGGGGGCCCTCACGGGAACCGCGCTGATCGCCATCATCGCCATGTTGGGGTGTGCCGCGGAGTGGTTCGCCGGCACCGGTTTTACCGAGAGCCTGTTGCCCTTCGCCGGCTCGGTACTGCTGCTGACCTTGACGGGATCGCTTGCCCTGCGCCTGTGGTGGTGGTTGCGCGCCCGCCTTCAGCCGCGGGTGGCGCCCTTGCCAGCGCTGTTGGCCCTGGGGCTGCTGGGCGGGGCCGGCTGGTTCGCCAGCAGCGACATGTTTCGGCGCGAGCTCGCCAACCTGCGCAGCCTGGTGGGCGGTACTGAGGAAGCGGAACGGGCGGCCATCGCCCATCAGGTCTTTGCCGCCTATCGCCGTTCCGATCTGACCCAGATGCAGCGCCTCTTGGAGCGCGCTCAAGCTTATCTGCCCGTGATCCGCCAGGCGGCGGAGGCCAACGGGGTGGACGAAGAGGTGCTGGTGGGGATCGGTGCCGCGGAGTCCTCGTTCAGCCCGCGGGATAGCAAGGACGGTGGTCGGGGTCTGTTTCAAATCACCGCGCCGCCGAAGGGGGCGATCGAGGCGGTGAAGCAGCAGCTCGGCACCGACCGACCGGATCCCTTCAACCACCGGCATAACGCCTTCCTCGGTGCAGCGACCCTGCGCCATTACCTCCGCGACATGGAGGGCGACCTGTTCCTCGGCCTGCTCGCTTACAACATCGGTCCCCGCAACGGCGGCCTGCGCTCCATCATGAACCAGTACGGGGCCCGCGATTTCGTCACCATCCAACCGTATCTAAAAAATCTGCCGCGGGATTATCCCATCCGGGTGCTGACCGCGGCCCTGGCCTACCGGCTGTGGCGGATCGACGGCAAACTGCCCCGCTACGAAGAAGGCAGCAACGCCCGCCACATCCAGGCGGTCGGGATACCGGGATTGGGGGAGACGTTGCGCGCCTCGCGCAAGGGGGGAGCCGAGCCACCGGCGTGA
- a CDS encoding HlyD family secretion protein: MSLCRAWLSPALVIALLAGCRSEQSLPPVVGTLEWDRVELIAEASEPIVHLAVEEGDWVTVGQPLVQLDVAPYQERLEGARSYRERIRSRVLQLQQEPGSESLQRAETRLKEAEQALAAQGREVERLLELARRNLAGPEAVERARAAREAAQRERDDAAAALRDLQVGARKEQLVQGRLALAAAEAALARQEVDFARLTVRAPVEGRVDRLPLKPGDRPQVGQVVAVMLSGPGPHARVYLPEAVRPRVQPGDPARIHIDATGQSFPGVVRSVDDHAVFTPAFLLGKGKRKQLSYPAEIVLEGDVRKLPAGVSVRVELPRLALLAP; this comes from the coding sequence ATGAGCCTGTGCCGTGCCTGGCTGAGCCCGGCCTTGGTCATCGCCCTGCTGGCGGGTTGCCGCTCGGAACAGTCCCTACCGCCGGTGGTGGGTACCTTGGAGTGGGATCGGGTCGAGCTCATCGCCGAAGCATCGGAGCCCATCGTCCACCTGGCGGTCGAGGAGGGCGACTGGGTGACCGTGGGCCAACCGCTGGTGCAGCTGGATGTGGCGCCCTACCAAGAGCGGCTCGAAGGGGCCCGGAGCTATCGGGAGCGGATCCGGTCGCGGGTGCTGCAACTGCAACAGGAACCCGGTTCGGAATCCCTGCAGCGGGCGGAGACGCGGCTTAAGGAGGCCGAGCAGGCCCTCGCCGCCCAGGGGCGGGAAGTGGAGCGGCTCCTTGAATTGGCGCGGCGTAACCTCGCCGGGCCCGAGGCGGTGGAGCGCGCCCGCGCCGCCCGGGAGGCCGCCCAGCGCGAGCGCGACGATGCCGCGGCGGCGTTACGGGACCTGCAGGTGGGTGCCCGCAAGGAACAGTTGGTGCAGGGCAGGCTCGCCCTCGCCGCCGCGGAGGCGGCCCTAGCGCGCCAGGAAGTGGATTTCGCCCGTCTCACGGTAAGGGCACCGGTGGAAGGCCGGGTGGACCGCCTGCCGCTCAAGCCCGGCGACCGGCCCCAAGTGGGTCAGGTGGTGGCGGTGATGCTGTCGGGCCCGGGCCCCCACGCCCGGGTCTATCTTCCGGAGGCCGTACGGCCGCGGGTGCAGCCCGGCGATCCCGCGCGGATCCATATCGACGCGACCGGGCAGTCCTTCCCCGGGGTGGTGCGCAGCGTGGACGACCATGCAGTCTTCACGCCCGCCTTCCTGCTCGGCAAGGGGAAGCGCAAGCAGCTCAGCTATCCCGCTGAGATCGTCCTGGAAGGCGATGTCCGCAAGCTTCCGGCCGGCGTATCGGTGCGGGTGGAGCTGCCGCGGCTGGCGCTTTTGGCGCCCTGA
- a CDS encoding S1 family peptidase produces MRQAILFGLALSCGGPAPGFAEGPEMDHSPSLSVVQIRAAQGQGRVFFGSGVVIGPNRVATNCHVVRNAYRVTITKGSLVFPAVSQQVDTRRDLCVLHAPELPFPAARLGPTDRLTVGQLLHFYGYPHGVGIAFAEGRVEALHPFEGSRVIETSADFTFGGSGGGFFDEQGRLVGLATFLTAGQTHGYAIPSEWIACMEARASHRIEPLSGLTFWEDTEALPAFLRPPGR; encoded by the coding sequence ATGCGGCAGGCAATCTTGTTCGGACTGGCCTTGAGCTGCGGAGGTCCTGCGCCCGGCTTCGCCGAAGGGCCGGAGATGGACCACTCGCCCTCCCTGAGCGTGGTCCAGATCCGCGCGGCACAGGGGCAGGGGAGGGTGTTTTTTGGTTCCGGGGTGGTGATCGGTCCAAACCGCGTGGCTACCAACTGCCATGTGGTCCGCAACGCCTACCGGGTGACGATCACGAAAGGGTCGCTGGTGTTCCCCGCGGTCAGCCAGCAGGTCGACACTCGCCGCGACCTTTGCGTGCTCCATGCCCCCGAGCTGCCGTTTCCGGCCGCCCGGCTAGGGCCCACGGATCGCCTCACGGTGGGGCAACTCCTCCATTTCTATGGCTATCCCCATGGGGTGGGCATCGCCTTCGCCGAAGGCCGGGTGGAGGCCCTCCATCCCTTCGAGGGGAGCCGCGTGATCGAGACCTCGGCCGATTTCACCTTCGGCGGGAGCGGCGGCGGGTTCTTTGACGAACAGGGCCGATTAGTCGGCCTCGCCACATTCCTCACCGCCGGGCAAACCCACGGCTATGCCATTCCCTCGGAGTGGATCGCCTGCATGGAAGCCCGCGCCTCCCATAGGATCGAACCCTTGTCGGGGCTGACCTTCTGGGAGGACACCGAGGCCCTCCCGGCGTTCCTCCGCCCGCCAGGGCGCTAG
- a CDS encoding DUF1269 domain-containing protein, whose protein sequence is MSELIVIGYDNAFQAEEVRVKLLKLQRDYLIDLEDAVVAVKQPDGKVKLNQVYQLTQTGAVAGGFWGALIGMLFLNPLLGAAVGAGAGAISGALTDVGINDQFMKELAATFTPGSSALFILVRKATPDKVLAELQGTGGKVLKTSLSHEDEAKLQAALDAAKPA, encoded by the coding sequence ATGAGCGAACTGATCGTGATCGGTTACGATAACGCGTTCCAGGCCGAAGAAGTGCGGGTGAAGCTGCTCAAGCTACAGCGCGATTACCTGATCGACCTGGAAGACGCGGTGGTGGCCGTCAAGCAGCCCGACGGTAAGGTCAAGCTGAACCAGGTCTATCAGCTGACCCAGACCGGCGCCGTCGCCGGCGGCTTCTGGGGCGCCCTGATCGGCATGCTGTTTCTCAATCCCCTGTTGGGAGCGGCGGTCGGTGCCGGCGCCGGGGCCATCTCCGGGGCTTTGACCGACGTGGGCATCAATGACCAGTTCATGAAGGAACTGGCAGCGACCTTTACCCCCGGTTCGTCGGCCTTGTTCATCCTGGTCCGCAAAGCGACCCCCGACAAGGTGTTGGCGGAGTTGCAAGGAACCGGCGGAAAGGTGCTTAAGACTTCCCTGTCCCACGAGGACGAAGCGAAACTCCAGGCCGCCTTGGATGCCGCCAAGCCGGCTTGA